The following are from one region of the Halarcobacter sp. genome:
- the napG gene encoding ferredoxin-type protein NapG encodes MKSEEISDRRKFFLNLARAAGIAALGGLIWSAYIDEVTASELTLRPPGALDEEDFLKTCIKCGMCVEACPYDTLKLAKPGDNKPLGTPFFEPRDVPCYMCTDIPCVPVCPTDALDITKVSTNGKLNINQAQMGVAVVDTKNCIAFWGIQCDACYRACPLLDVAIKLEYTKNERTGKHAFLKPIVDSDFCTGCGLCERACVTEKASIFVLPKEVALGRAGDYYIKGWDKTDEKRLENATSETTKTEISKQKAVDSLNDMGGLLDD; translated from the coding sequence ATGAAAAGTGAAGAGATAAGTGACAGAAGAAAATTTTTTTTAAACTTAGCAAGAGCAGCAGGAATTGCTGCTCTTGGTGGATTAATTTGGAGTGCTTATATTGATGAAGTAACAGCATCAGAACTAACTCTAAGACCACCTGGTGCATTAGATGAAGAAGATTTTCTAAAAACATGTATCAAATGTGGAATGTGTGTAGAAGCATGTCCATATGACACACTTAAATTAGCAAAACCAGGAGATAATAAACCTTTGGGAACTCCTTTTTTTGAGCCAAGAGATGTGCCTTGTTATATGTGTACAGATATACCATGTGTTCCTGTTTGTCCAACAGATGCATTAGATATAACTAAAGTAAGTACAAATGGAAAGCTTAACATAAATCAAGCTCAAATGGGTGTTGCAGTAGTGGATACAAAAAATTGTATTGCCTTTTGGGGAATTCAATGTGATGCATGTTATAGAGCCTGTCCCTTATTAGATGTTGCTATAAAATTAGAATATACAAAAAATGAAAGAACAGGAAAACACGCTTTTTTAAAACCAATTGTTGATAGTGATTTTTGTACTGGTTGTGGGCTTTGTGAAAGAGCTTGTGTGACAGAAAAAGCATCTATTTTTGTTTTACCTAAAGAGGTAGCTCTAGGACGTGCTGGAGATTATTATATTAAAGGTTGGGATAAAACAGATGAGAAAAGACTTGAAAATGCAACTAGTGAAACAACAAAAACTGAAATAAGTAAACAAAAAGCTGTTGATTCATTAAATGATATGGGAGGACTTTTAGATGATTAA
- a CDS encoding ferredoxin-type protein NapF, translating to MKRRELFSSLANSFSKKEEQETQIRPPYYKELDSFHKECTNCDNECATFCEENIIIIGKDNTPIIDFSLGGCTYCDECAINCPNDVLTIENKKRIDAKIEIDILKCISWHNTMCFSCKDPCLDDAIKFLGMFRPSIDENICTNCGFCISKCPTEAITIIKEN from the coding sequence ATGAAAAGAAGAGAGCTTTTTAGCTCTCTTGCCAACTCTTTTTCTAAAAAAGAGGAGCAAGAGACTCAAATTAGACCACCATATTATAAAGAATTAGATTCTTTTCATAAAGAGTGTACTAACTGTGATAATGAGTGTGCCACTTTTTGTGAAGAAAATATAATTATAATTGGAAAAGATAATACTCCAATAATTGATTTTAGTTTAGGAGGATGCACATATTGTGATGAGTGTGCAATAAATTGTCCTAACGATGTATTAACTATAGAAAACAAAAAAAGAATTGACGCTAAAATTGAGATTGATATTTTAAAATGTATTAGTTGGCATAATACAATGTGCTTTTCATGTAAAGACCCATGTTTAGATGATGCCATAAAATTTTTAGGGATGTTTAGACCCTCTATAGATGAAAATATTTGTACAAATTGTGGTTTTTGTATTTCAAAATGCCCAACAGAAGCTATTACTATTATTAAGGAGAATTAA
- a CDS encoding nitrate reductase cytochrome c-type subunit, with product MKLVTKLGLGLAVTSFIAFIGCSQAQPTISEESLGLRKVDLYSEDTVVPEETKYNKAAPSSSKTINRAFQDAPPMIPHDVEGMLPITVNNNQCVSCHAPEVAPSLGALPYPKSHMINFRPETSLAKDGKIVKNGKEIDNTSSEKLEYVTIKNINKLNGARFNCSQCHAPQSEGELVGNTFQPDFTNEDGMKKSSWSGSKLTEGLDTLME from the coding sequence ATGAAACTTGTTACTAAACTTGGGCTTGGTTTAGCAGTAACTTCATTTATTGCATTTATAGGTTGTTCTCAAGCTCAACCAACAATTTCAGAAGAATCTTTAGGACTAAGAAAAGTTGATCTTTATAGTGAAGATACAGTAGTACCTGAAGAAACTAAATACAATAAAGCTGCACCTAGTAGTTCTAAAACAATTAATAGAGCTTTTCAAGATGCACCACCAATGATTCCACACGATGTTGAAGGAATGTTACCAATTACTGTGAACAATAATCAATGTGTAAGTTGCCATGCTCCAGAAGTTGCACCATCACTTGGAGCGTTACCATACCCTAAATCACATATGATTAATTTTAGACCAGAAACATCATTGGCTAAAGATGGTAAGATAGTAAAAAATGGAAAAGAGATTGATAATACATCAAGTGAGAAACTTGAATATGTTACAATCAAAAATATAAATAAACTAAATGGAGCAAGATTTAACTGTTCGCAATGTCATGCTCCACAAAGTGAAGGTGAATTAGTAGGAAATACTTTTCAACCAGATTTTACAAATGAAGATGGTATGAAAAAATCTAGTTGGTCAGGTTCTAAACTTACTGAGGGTTTAGACACATTAATGGAATAA
- the napH gene encoding quinol dehydrogenase ferredoxin subunit NapH, giving the protein MIKNKFLILRRLTQISIMVLYFGANAWGWNILIGNLSSSKIMNLIPMSDPYAVLQMFVSGAIIASDVFLGALIVVIFYSIIGGRAFCSWVCPVNIITDLANYIRRKLEFNRIQKRQPATRNIRYWTIAVSLIISFIFGVAAFEFISPISMVHRGIIFGLGFGWSAILIIFLFDLFILKNGWCGHICPLGGFYSIVGKFSLIRVEHEEEKCTLCMKCKEVCPESQVLFMVGKSTEQILSGECTNCARCVEVCDDDALNFSLRNLIDNKKKEN; this is encoded by the coding sequence ATGATTAAGAATAAATTTCTAATCCTTAGAAGATTAACTCAAATATCTATAATGGTTTTATATTTTGGTGCTAATGCTTGGGGATGGAATATTTTAATTGGAAATTTAAGTTCATCAAAAATCATGAATTTAATTCCAATGAGTGATCCTTATGCAGTATTGCAAATGTTTGTTTCAGGGGCAATAATAGCATCAGATGTATTTTTAGGAGCATTAATTGTTGTTATATTTTATTCAATAATTGGAGGAAGAGCATTTTGTTCTTGGGTTTGTCCTGTAAATATTATTACAGATTTGGCAAACTATATTAGAAGAAAACTTGAATTTAATAGAATTCAAAAAAGACAACCTGCTACAAGAAATATCCGATACTGGACAATAGCAGTTAGTTTAATAATTTCTTTTATTTTTGGAGTAGCAGCCTTTGAATTTATTTCTCCTATATCAATGGTACATAGAGGAATAATTTTTGGTTTAGGTTTTGGTTGGTCGGCTATTCTAATTATATTTTTATTTGACCTTTTTATTTTAAAAAATGGTTGGTGCGGACATATTTGTCCCTTAGGAGGATTCTATTCAATAGTAGGAAAATTTAGTCTTATTAGAGTAGAACACGAAGAAGAAAAATGTACACTTTGTATGAAGTGTAAAGAGGTTTGTCCAGAAAGTCAAGTATTGTTTATGGTTGGAAAATCAACAGAACAAATACTTTCAGGAGAATGTACAAACTGTGCAAGATGCGTAGAAGTTTGTGATGATGATGCACTAAACTTCTCATTAAGAAATCTGATAGATAATAAAAAGAAGGAGAATTGA